ATGCATCGATATCATCTGGGTCTGTTACATCGACTGACTCATCCACTGATTCACTTACCGAATCAAGCAGCGCATCGATATCATCTGGATCTGTTACCTCTGCGGTATCATTTATAGAATCAAGTAATGCATCAATATCATCTGGGTCTGTTACATCAACTGGCTCATTCACTGATTCACTTACCGAATCAAGCAGCGCATCGATATCATCTGGATCTGTTACCTCTGCGGTATCATTTATAGAATCAAGTAATGCATCAATATCATCTGGGTCTGTTACATCAACTGGCTCATTCACTGATTCACTTACCGAATCAAGCAGCGCATCGATATCATCTGGGTCTGTTACCTCTGCAGTCTCATTGTCTGGTTCACTTACCGAATCAAGCAGCGCATCAATATCATCTGGGTCCGTTACCTCTGCTGGCTCATTGTCTGAATCACTTAGTGAATCAAGCAGCGCATCAATATCATCTGGGTCCGTTACCTCTGCTGGTTCGTTCTTTTCTTCGGAAGATTCTTCAAGTACGAGGTCTTCATCATCGAAATCGTCTAAGCCACCAAGTAAATCATTTAGATCATCTTGACTTAACTCTCCCCCTTCAAGTTCTTCACTTTCTGTATTTTCTGCTTCATCATCTAAACCTGATAATAATGAATCTAAGTCATCTTGATCCAACTCACCACCATCAAGAATATCAACGTCACTTTCATCATCTAGTAGGATGTCTTCAAGATCATCTAAGCTATCGTCTTCATCCAAATGGATAACGTCATCATCACTTTCTATTAAATCTATAGACAGGTCATCATCCAAATTCAATTCATCATCAAGTGATAAATCAAGCTCATCGTCTAAATTCAATTCATCATCAAGGGATAAATCAAGCTCATCGTCCAAGTTCAACTCACCATCAAGTGATAAATCAAGCTCATCGTCCAAGTTTAACTCATCATCAAGTGATAACTCTTCAGATGTGCTCTCCTTTTTGGCGACAGGTTCTTGTTTTTTACTGTCTAATTCGTTGAAGAAAACTTCATCCGAGGCCTGTTTTCGGCGTTTAAACAAAAGAGCCAGTAAAAGTAGTATCAGGATTGCTGGCAGAGTGCCCATGGCAATTTTGAACCACAAGCTTGACATGATATCTTGTTCCGCAAGTGCAGCCTGCTGTCTCTCTAATAAAAGTTCTTTTTCTCTGGCTTCAGCTTTTGCTAATAGGGCTTGCTGCAACTTGATCATATCGTCCATTTGCAGCTTGATTTCTTTACCTTTCGCTACCTCATCCTGCATGATGCCAAGCTTGTCATTAAAGGAAGTAAGTTGCTGACGTAAATCATCATTTTCTTTTAAAATAGCTTGTAAACCATCAATTGAGTCTGAGATATCATTTTGAATATGTTCTAATCGTTCCTGCTGCTGACCATCAATTTTTTGCAATTGGTCATTAATCTCAGTTTTTACCGTCTCTAAGTCTTTTTTCTTAACGCTAGGCTCTATAAATACTGGTATCTTAGGTGTTTTTGGCTGTGCTTTCTTCCAAGCTTTACTATCACTTTCAGACTTTTTCTTCGCACTGTTAGTATTTATTGCCATCATGTTATTAAACGATGGTATTTTTAAATATTGCCCTTCAACCAAATAATTGATGTTGCTATCGACAAACGCTTGTGGATTCTCTTGATATAACGCCTGCATGACTTGATAAACGCTCAAGCGATTATCAGGGCGAACTCGAGTAGCGATGTTCCATAAAGTATCTTTAGAGGTGATTGGGCCGTATTTATCATAAGGAAAAACATCACTACTTTTAGGTCCTCGCATGCGAATGCCGCGTTCTTCCTCTGCATTAACGGGGAAGTGAGCCGTAAGTATGCCAATAATAACCGCCTGCCATAGGCACAGGCGCAATAAATGTTGCATAAGGATGTCCTAATAAACTAATTTAAGTTATGGCACTGTTCATTATATTTATAGCGCCAAAAAAATACCGCATTACTTTACCTGACTAAGAGATAAAGCTTATCAGGAAGATAAAATGCAATAATTATTCCAAAAAACCATTAACTAACAAGATAATAGCAAATTCAATCAATAAGTCTCCTCTTATTGTAACTCTTGTGTAAATCTATACTTTGTTTTGAGGGGGAATATACTACTAATTAACTTTATTCCTGTTATAAAGTCAATTGGGCTTTTAAAGGACTGATACAGTAAAATT
The DNA window shown above is from Colwellia psychrerythraea 34H and carries:
- a CDS encoding FimV/HubP family polar landmark protein translates to MQHLLRLCLWQAVIIGILTAHFPVNAEEERGIRMRGPKSSDVFPYDKYGPITSKDTLWNIATRVRPDNRLSVYQVMQALYQENPQAFVDSNINYLVEGQYLKIPSFNNMMAINTNSAKKKSESDSKAWKKAQPKTPKIPVFIEPSVKKKDLETVKTEINDQLQKIDGQQQERLEHIQNDISDSIDGLQAILKENDDLRQQLTSFNDKLGIMQDEVAKGKEIKLQMDDMIKLQQALLAKAEAREKELLLERQQAALAEQDIMSSLWFKIAMGTLPAILILLLLALLFKRRKQASDEVFFNELDSKKQEPVAKKESTSEELSLDDELNLDDELDLSLDGELNLDDELDLSLDDELNLDDELDLSLDDELNLDDDLSIDLIESDDDVIHLDEDDSLDDLEDILLDDESDVDILDGGELDQDDLDSLLSGLDDEAENTESEELEGGELSQDDLNDLLGGLDDFDDEDLVLEESSEEKNEPAEVTDPDDIDALLDSLSDSDNEPAEVTDPDDIDALLDSVSEPDNETAEVTDPDDIDALLDSVSESVNEPVDVTDPDDIDALLDSINDTAEVTDPDDIDALLDSVSESVNEPVDVTDPDDIDALLDSINDTAEVTDPDDIDALLDSVSESVDESVDVTDPDDIDALLDSINDTAEVTDPDDIDALLDLVSESVNEPVDVTDPDDIDALLDSINDTAEVTDPDDIDALLDSVNESVNEPVDVTDPDVIDALLDSINDTAEVTDPDDIDALLDSVNESVNEPVDVTDPDDIDALLDSINDTAEVTDPDDIDALLESMSGNAPTPQHVVKQDSSEAMNPLELDVGMDEESTIDKVTDSTLSPEDHKIQNEKAENEAKISAFTAEYVTPFLTADFTDIIAKESDAELASETLISNESHELDDELDIDALIADTISKDEATRDFQEDKRDDVGDELTDSSIDETFNTQIDGGFTEAELSQLLADDSMEDDTEQAEDISPESIVLSPDFTDEDVLAGLLSEMADEEPLEEADELDVIDELANVDFDELLANIEEESATTPTKHDEIELIFEGDDIGDDLIDDSLGEESVQNSQKTEPTEDYVSVDELISDSLDEGDASEPYEKTNIDVGLGKFSQNDSGVDVDEDGSMSSKLDLAKMYIEMNDEENAQVILQEVISKGDKTQRAEAQALLDSL